The following is a genomic window from Malus sylvestris chromosome 7, drMalSylv7.2, whole genome shotgun sequence.
AGCAATTGTTCTGGTAATAAGGTCATTGCATCAGATTTAAGTGTGTCATTGCATTGAAAATCTGGTCTGGAGTGTTATATTTGAGTATACAGAACATGAAGTTTCAGTTATGGAAATGTTTTTATTTGCCATAAATAGTATATACTATGTTATGTTGTCCGACTATTAATTGATTAGACGGATTCAATAGTTTGATAATTGATATGTCATGTCTTCAGGCTACCAATGAGCAGATGCATTATTAGTTAAATGCCTTTTGTTGATTCGTGAATTCTCGTTTAAATATATAGTTCAAAGagagaaacttacctacaaCACTGATGTCATTGTGACGGTATCTCAAATTAATCATGTATGTACTAGAGTATGGTAAAGTTAAAATGCATGACAGTACCAAAATGATGTATACACCACAATGATTTCCATATTGTAGGCAAGTCCTAATAGCCGGATAAGGCAACACAAATGATGAGAGTGGGTGGAGAAATGAGTCACGATTAGGTTAGGTCTAGAGTTCAATTTTTcatgttgtaaaaaaaaaaaaaaaaaaaaaagagagagataaaaACAGTAGTGGGACAAGACAAACATCATCTCATATAATTTATACACTATATATGGAGTACTTTGCAAATATTTGAAGATCTTTGTGCCataatgtatacatatatatgatatgctTTGCTTTGTTAGGCAAGCCGTGGCAGGGCCTTTCTGTTCTCCCATGCAACGAACGTGGTCGTAGGGCCTAAAGAGGATCGGCATCTGATCACAGGTCTCCACACAGTTGCTGATGTACACTGCTGTGATTGTGGGGAGGTATTAGGCTGGAAATATGTCAAGGCTTATGAGGAATTGCAGAAGTACAAAGAAGGAAAATTCGTTCTTGAAAAATTTAAGATTGTTAAGGTCAATTGGTAGCATATGTACTCATCAATTTGGGTTGTGAATGTACAAAGAAACTCTTAATTTCCAATTCGGATATGGTGGTATCCTTTTGTGAATAATGATAATGTTGACCTTTTATTCATGAacgaaaattttatttgttagACGATTTGACGTATAAGTCAATTTGTAATCACGTTGACTTTTTATTCAGATTTGGTGGCGCCAACCCTAGCTTCGGTCGGGGCTGGTTAGCCATTCTCCTTttcctctctatctcctctTCCTTCTTTCGGTTATGTTTTCCCATGCTCTCCATATCGAtttatcattttcttcttattcCACTGGCGTCCCTCTTCTTTGTTACTCCGATCTGCAATCATGCTTTACTGAGACAAACCGTAGAACTTCGGTGCTTGCATAGACTTGGTGTTCCGaacaccaccaccttctctCTGATTGCCTTTGCTAGCAATGTTGCTTGTGGGTTTCCACAAGCTTTTTTTCTTCTAGTAGCTGGAtttctttatttggttgttGGATTTCTTCGATTGTGGTTGCGTACCAAGTGGTGCTCGGGGTTGGATGCTACAGTCGGCGAGTCGATGTGAGATTGGAGGCGTAGAATTAGGCGGATCGAGATGTATTGTTGTAGCGGCGGCTGCAGTCGACTTATCggctttctttggttttttctgttTTGGGCCCAAGCTATTGGTTGGGCTTTGCTTTGGTTTGATTGGCTGGTCCATTTGGTTTGATTGGCTGATCTATTCTGcttgtttatgtaattttgtcTTTGGAATCTTTGGTTGTACGGTTTGTAAGTTTGCTTGTTTCTAGTGGTAATATTATTATCTTTTtacctaaagaaaaaaaagctaGGTGCATCGGTTCTTGATGGGGACGAGAAGATGGTGACCATAGCCTTTTTCTTATTGACTTTCCCCCTCCCTTTTTATTTTGGTCCAACTTTCCCCCTCCCCTTAGGGACTTGTCTGTGTCGGTTGTAAGAGATGTGAATTCATCTATCCGACATATTTCTTAAGTATTCAAGTTTATTTATGACATGAAATAGCTCGAAGTATGGGTTTAGCTTATTAATACATTCCAGAAAACCCTACTTGAATACATTTGATTCTTTTACCTTTATCGACAAAAACCCGTGCtcaaaatctatttattttgagcATGTAACATGGATTTCTTAGTCGAGTCTGATGGTTTAATAGGGCAAAGGGATAATCATAAGACTTTAAGCGTACCTGGGGCccttaaagaaattaaaaatggtACTAAATTAACCGATAAAGAGGCAGAACTAACAACTGCTGTAATGAATTTAAACTAGAGATGGAAATAGTCACTCACTGAATACATATTTATTAAAGAAGACTGAGCAAGTTCTAAAGTTGAAAGATGAAGGCAGCAAGGCGAAAGGAACAAGGATTGTTTGTCTATTAAGAGTTTTCTAATCAAGTAATCAATTCTTTCTTTGTTAGGAATACCTTTATTAATGAGCTTGTTTgatacaattttattttttgtttctagttttcttcttttgtatTTTAGATATGAGAAATGTGTATGGGGTGAAATGAGGGATGAAGAATGTGGTGGGAgaggaaaaaagaaataaagagattaatgaaataaattttggaaGTGAAAACAATTTCAAATAATTTTGGTTTGTAGTATGGGAAGTAGTAAGGGTGCTGAGTCAAACCGACTATCAAGATGATCAAGCTCGGGTCAGATAATATTAATAGTGCTCAAGCTCAAGCTCAGATCAAATAATTGTTTCAAGTTCTAGTTGGACTCGACTCTAACTTTCAAGTTCAAGCTTGGCTTGGCTTGGCTTGTAAACTAAATATGAACTTTTATATGGCTTTGCTCAACTCAGTTCTCTGGACAAGCTTGAACAGTTCGACTTAATTTTTATTAACACCTAAAATAATAAACTCATTTTCAGAATTTAGcccaatgatttttttttctttcagttttgAAAATTTCCATAAATTTGAACACTCAATCTTACTGAtacaaagaggaaaaaaaatacaatcgGATGCTTAGCTACTAGTAGTATCCGAGCCAGATCTTAATCAAGTAGATCTTGCAACTTTCTCGTATTCCTTATTTTGGCATTAGAATGTTTTGACCCTTGAATGGATTTCTTGATTCAACATTGAGCCGACCCTGCTTTCCTCTCATGCGACAAAAACTTGTTTCCCAACTTTGAACTCCCATTTTATCGTTGATGATGGCTCTATTCAATGCTAGCAACCGCATTTAATTCTTTCcgccattttttttcaattttcttacaTTCTAGCTCCTCTCCCGCGACAAAAACTTGTTTCCCAAGTTCAAACTCCCATTTTATCGTTGATGACGGCTCTATTCAATGCTAGCAACCGCATTTAATTCTTTCcgccattttttttcaattttcttacaTTCTAGCTGAAGGATAGACTTTACCTTTACTTAGGGAAGGACGACAATACTACTACACACTTCTGTGCTCGTAGGTTGACTTCCCTTATGCATCTAGTCACTTCACTAATGTGAATAGGTTAGGTTATAGAGAGGGGTGGGATGGTTATATCTCTTATTCGCATTCTTCTTCAAACCTTTTGGCAAGATAGTTGGAATTCTCACTGATATAGCATGTGTGCCACTAGTGCTTTGTCTTTGAAAAGGCAGAATGTTGTTATATAATTCACTGTTTCAAAATATGTTGTATGTCCTAACCAGATGTCGTGGGGCAATAATGGGTACTTTATCTAAACTAGACAGGATAATTTCACTAACTTTCCTGCTCTAATAGCAATGTTTCTATTCAACAAGAGTGGTTATTGGAAATAACTTATTGTGTCCATCGTTTAGGCtcataataaattaaaagttGCTTCTGCTACTCAACCCAGAGCCCTTAGTATTGTCCTAGGATATGTCGTAGGATAATGACTAGGAGGATTTAAAAGGCATTATGGCATTAAGATTGCCAAGGTTTAGCTAAGACTTAGCTCAGGTCCTCACTACCACCCCCATCCGAAGGAAAATGTCCTTTGGCGCAAAAACTTATTTGTTTCTAAATGGATTTGTTTCAACAACATATCTTTGTTCGTGAGGAAGGAGGAGAGTTGTAGCCAGATCAAACTCCCTTAACCTCTTAAGTGCTTGGACATAGGATTTATGGCCTTTAGTTGCACG
Proteins encoded in this region:
- the LOC126629738 gene encoding protein yippee-like At4g27745 isoform X2, with amino-acid sequence MADLAGPRLYGCYKCQNHVCCHDDIVSKAFQASRGRAFLFSHATNVVVGPKEDRHLITGLHTVADVHCCDCGEVLGWKYVKAYEELQKYKEGKFVLEKFKIVKVNW
- the LOC126629738 gene encoding protein yippee-like At4g27745 isoform X1, yielding MADLAGPRLYGCYKCQNHVCCHDDIVSKAFQVIQAHASRGRAFLFSHATNVVVGPKEDRHLITGLHTVADVHCCDCGEVLGWKYVKAYEELQKYKEGKFVLEKFKIVKVNW